The Nicotiana sylvestris chromosome 6, ASM39365v2, whole genome shotgun sequence genomic sequence tgctaAGAAGGGCAGTGCTTATCCCTATGCAAGAATGCAATTAATAGCTGTGATAGAGTAAAGTATTTCTTAGCTTGATGTGATTGCGTTCGACAACTTTGTCATTACAAAGATGGTGATTTTGCTGTGCGTATGTATTTGCAAATATTACTGTTGTGTTTAtcgtgcctgcattcaaagaaaaattatgagttTTGCGAGGGATGGTTGGTTCATGCTCTTGACTCCCTGCTTCGCCCTTACTCTCGTCTTAAGGTCCCACTTAGGTCATCTTGGTTAACATCTGGCTATCATAGAAACAACTTTTCTGAAAAACATGCATGTCTTTGACaaattattttttcagaaatGTAGCTGTTTGAAATATATAATAGTGTGTGAGATCAAATAATTTAGATAAACCGGTGAATACAATGCATTTAGAGATATTACAACCTCCTtgctttagaattttgagggtcctcctcaaaattctgccccaatttaaaTACATACTTCTGACAACACATTTCTTGGCTGTTTTAAATGTGATGAAATCAAAAAAACTCGAGATCTTGCCCTAGCTTCTGATCATggggaaatgaagattttattaggatgtgaccgaacccatagggcatCCTACATattccctcttaaacgggaatcaggtcaagcgtaatTCAGTTACATCAAATAGAAAATGCAAACAAtcttaaacatagtatctcttgaatgtgtctgaattgataggtttcagcCAAatctctccatccatttctgcaagtataagtactcctcctgttagtacctggcgaaccatgtaaggaccttgctagTTGGGTGAGAGCTTTCCATTGGCTTCATCCCGGTGCGGGAAGATTTGCTTTAGCACCAATTTCCCCGGTGTGAATTGCCTTGACCTAACCTTTTTTATTGAAAGCTCTTTCCATTttgttctggtagagttgaccgTGACATACCACATTCATTCTTTTCCTATCAATGAGAGCTAGTTGTTCATACAGGCTTCATACCCATTTTCCATAgctgagctcagcttcttgtatgattcttaaagaagggatTTCTACATCAGTGGGAATAACAActtcagtaccataaaccagtaggTAGGGAGTTGCCCTAGTTGATGTGTGAATTGTGGTACGATATCATGGTAAAGCAAatggtagcttctcgtgccattgtttgtaatTTTCCACCAtgtcctcaatatcttcttgatgttcttgttggcggcttctatgaCTCTGTTCATTTATGGCCTGTATGTTGTGGAGTTGCTATgcttgatcttgaatgtttcacacatggctttcatcaaattgctattGAGATTAGCGACCTTGTCATTAATGATTGACTCCGGTACTCCAAATTGACAGATAATGCGGTCTCGAACAAAATCCGCTACAACTTTCTTAGTTATAGTTTTATAAAATGCAACTTCAacctattttgtgaagtagtctatggccaacagaatgaacctatgcccgtttgaaGCAGCAGTTTCAATTGGGCCAATGATATCTATACCCCAAGCGGAGAAAGGCCAGGGTGAACTTGTTGCGTTGAGTTCATTGGGTGGTACTCGTATCATGTTAGCATGTATCTGGCATTGGTGACACTTCTGAACATACttgatacagtctgtttccatagtcatccagaaataccctgctcttagtatcttcttggctaaggtaaaaccattcatgtgcagtCCGCAGGTTCCAGCATGTATTTCCTCGAGCAATTTGGATGCCTCCTTGGTATCGACACACCGTAGTAATCCCAGGTCAGGAGTCCTTCAATACAGAATTCCCCCGCTTTGAAAGAAATGGTTGGCTAATCTTCAAAGCGTGTGCTTCTGAGTATGGGTAGCAGTCTCTGGGTATTCTCCCTTTTCCAGGTACTTTTTGACATGGAACCATGGATTTTCGTCAATCTCTTCTCCAACATAAGCGCAATAAGCCGACTGCTTATAGATTCCTATtgggataggatcaatgaaattcttgtctgtgTGTTTTATCATGGAGGACAAATTAGCTATCACATccgcaaactcattctggatccttggaatatggcTGAACTCTATCTTTGCGAACCTCTTGATCAGATCTTGTACACAGTGCAAATATAGCAATATTTTGGTGTTTTTCGTAGCCCATTCCCCTAGAACCCGGTGCACCAAAAGATCGAAATCTCCAATTACCAGCAGTTCCTGAACATTTATGTCAATGGCCAAcctgagtcctaagatgcaggcctcatattccgccatattgttggtgcatggacaCATGAGTTTTACAGATATCGGATAGTGTTGACCAGTCTTTGATACTAAGACAGCTTCGATACCCACTCcattgaagtttgctgctccatttaagaacatcctccaaccatcatatgccTCAGTGATATCTTCTTCTACAAATGAAACCTCCTCatcgggaaaatatgttttcaatggttcgtattctccgtctatgGGATTTTCTGCCAGATGATCCGCCAATGCTTGAcctttgaccgccttctgagttacatagacgatgacgaactcactcaacaatatTTGCCACTTTGCTAACTTACTCGTAGGCATGTGTTTTTGAAAGATGTATTTTAGTgtatccatccttgatatgagatatgtagtgtatacaaagaaataatgcctcaatttGTGAGCTATCCATGTCAAAACACAGTAGGTGCATTCCAGCAAAGAGTACCAGGCTCTGTAAGGcatgaatttcttgctcagacaATATATCGCCTGCTCCTTTCTTCTAGtttcgtcatgttgtcccaaaatgcAACTAAAAGCCCCATCTAATACGGACAAATAAAGCAATagaggtcttcctggttctggtgggaccggAGCGGGCAGTTTAAAtaaatactccttgattttgttgaaggctttctAGCATTCTTCAGTCCAGCTTGTTGCAGTATCTTTCTTCAGCATTCTGAAGATTGGCTCACGTATCACAGTTGATTACACTATGAAGCGGCTGATGTAATTTAGACTCCCTAaaaaactcatcacatctttcttattCTTCAGAGGTGGTAAGCCCtggatagctttgacttttgataggtctaactcaatccctcgACGACttacgatgaatcctaacagtttTCCAACAgggactccgaaggcacattttgtaggattcagtttcaaattgtaTTTTCGAAGCCGATCGAAGAATTTCTTCAGGCTACTATGTGATCCGAACTTTAGATTTGATGAtaacgtcatccacgtacacctctatttccttgtgtatcatgtcgtggaagaTGGTTATCATGGCTTTCATGTAGGTGGCTCTAGCGTTCTTcagaccaaacgacatcgttttgtaGCAATATATCCCCACTGTGTGGCTATATTTTTGgaatcctcttcatccatccagatataGCGGTATCCtacgaagcaatccacaaaggattggatctcatgcttggcatagttgtcaatcagtatgtgtatattgggcaatgggaaatcaTCTTTAAGACTTgttctgttcagatctcggtaatggacacatactctaactttcccatctttcttcaaaattggCACAATGTTGGCCAACCAAGTTAGATATTCGACCACTcagagaactttggctttgatttgcttggtgacctcctcttttatcttcaaactcatatccgacttgaactttctgagcttctactTTACTGGTGGACACATTGGGTTAGTGGGTAGCTTGTGAgacactatggatgtgctcaaaccagtcatatcattgtaggaccatgcaaagatatctttATACACTTTTAGGAATTTGATGTACTCTTCTTTCTCTGATGGTGATAGATGAATGCTTATACGTGTTTCCTTGACCGTTtctgtaaagccccagaaaatgttgcttagtaatttaagatttcgtggtgccaaggtaggctaaatattttatcttgcatgcaaatgaggattaaggatattatggatatcaattggatatggtaataagtgtataagtttaattataagtgatttggggtctaaggagaagcctaagtctaagacaagttggaaaattacctaatatactaaagttgtaaatgagtacgcacaagacctcactttggacaagtaTATCTCCATTTATATAAGGTTTTGTGCGATTatcaacctatcaaatgaaagttctttgagtctaatttccaaccttttaaaccgttcatcattcggagactcctaccagaagttatgaccaaattacaaaaGCAGCGCAGAAATTTACACTACCGCGGCGCCCCATGCGCCGCGCCTGTAGGAATTCCAGTATGGTCCGAAATTTCAATTCCAGACACATTTTACACAGCCGCCCCGTGCCCCGCGGTGTCCCACACAGCGCGGGTGTACAAAAAAATTGGCCTTTTATTGTAAAACGACCTCATTTCGCCAAATAAATGTAGGGACCATTTCTTGagcaaaaatcagatattttgTAGAGTGAGAAAGTATCCCTCATCAATTCTTCTACAACTCTTGCTTAAGTCTTGaaggattaacaaggaaaaccacactaggtcttcatccttgaggtaagattctacaacctaacccttaatttcgaattttagATAAAGATGTGTATTTATCAAGaaagtttgtgggtattggagttgttatctttCTTTCATGTGTTGTCAAAAGGTGTAAGAACATTGTTGAGCTAAAAATGGTAAAGTATGGGTTGTAGattgatgaaatcctctataaaaggaccataaagatttaacgctcatatggtgtttgataaaatgctcaaatgagctagaattatgaatatcttcctaatttgtgttcaattttgttatgtctcaaagtagatgggcattgctagaatttctggaacgttgtagtaacttaaggaaaagctctttgaggtatgtatggctaaaaccccgtctcttAGAAATTGAACTCCCATGGTGCCCGTGTAAATGTTGTAAGTTCGAAACGTGATTGATGCAGTACTTGTTATGTTAAGTGAATtattgttgtgaaaatgtatgtggtaggtacttcttcacatgtttaatgtgttattctttgtaaatgGAGGATGAGTGTAGAACATGAtctatgtgctaaatgcctaaataTCATGCCAAGGTTACTTTGGGACTGATATGCCAAAATTgacgaattcctctctatgcttatgatTTAAATTGCCCTTGTATGCGCCTATGATCTTAAGTGGCAAAATAAATGTTGGAAATGGGAataatgtgaaacgtgaattatTGAATGTGGacattgtggccccaagtgccagtgaactaatacatgtgtaaccaaagattggtgAGATGAATAATGAAATAATGGTATCGTCTCGGGGAGACGGCGTAGCCTATCGGGCCGTGATTGGACTCCATGatatatatacacatggtggtaatgtatcgatgatggaaactggaaagtgtgaatgaaataatCGTAACGTCTCCGGGAGACGGCTTAGTCGATctggccgtgatcggactccgctcaaagaagcagtggcaaagtggataatgatgcaacagtgtgggatgctccaatctaaaattCAGAAGTTATGTAAAAATCatgtgaacctccttatattgttgacatggtgcttatttgaaactttgttgtctttatgatttcctctttattcttgtatgaaggttctttctaactagatggtgtttagttatgcATACTAGTGCTATCGATGGctctaacatcccttttgccgggggcgctatattttttttatgaatgtaggtggctccataacggatagtgccgatcgcgcgtagcggagcatcctcctctcaaagtcttggtgagcccctttctccttcaaggaggtgatgttgtacatcttttgctatagatatccacttttgaggtatagccggggccttgttgccggcattttcatacttgtcttttgcatccttagaggctccgtataCATAtttgtgggttatgtacgggtgttggatcCGTCTACAAACTATGAGGTGTTGGATCGGTCTACAAACTATGTTGTAATTTTAGCTCTCGCCTCtctaaagtgtaattgtatgggatttttgaaacttaactacggtttaaggttgtgatataaaatgaactaaccgTGTTTAATGCACCAtctttcctattgtctaaataaatgaaagtaTGGCTTCGTTATTCTTATTGAGAtgggtagaaagtgtttgataaggcttgctcagttgggttcactcaactgagcgccggtcgcgcctcccgagatttggggcgtgacaatttCGGAATCCCCTAAGTTAACGACCTCATTTTCCTCCAAATTAGActttggtttattttcaaagttttctACTTCTCTAATGATTTCCTCAGGTATTATATCATCTTCCAGATTctctgaatcactatccttatgttgcgttgtctcattacatctCACAGTCGTAGGTTGGATAGGGATAGTTAATAATAATGTTGAAAGGAAAATGtaaaattaataataaatacAAAAAGCAATAATGCATTGATAAAATCCTTAAATAACGTCAACAATAGCGGCTCGATggctcgagcaattatttcaaaataaaatactgAAAAATGTCTAAAATACTCAAAACTATTTTTAAAGTAATTCATGCTAATTTGCCAGGCTACCAAGGAGCTCGATGGGCCCGGGATGGTGCAGCggtccagttcttgagaacaTCTCCTTTCTCCACGGTCTGAAATGTAAggtcttcttcctcttcctcttcctcaacTATTGCACTGCACTCCATATCCTCTTCATCTAGAAACAGCTTCCTCATGCTAGCTaaaacttcatcttcttcagatcccCACATAATGCCAGCTTGATGGAATGTCTGGTGCAGAGGTGGTACCTGTTGTTCCAGTGGATAATAAGGACcatgccatggtggtgaccaattCTGGTATTCCTACCACGTGTATTCATATCCGAGTCCAAAAGTCGTGCCATAATGCTGTGGTTGTACAGGTTTGGTGATCCCTTGAAGATTTTTGCCGAgacccttgccaggttcatacctCGTCCATAGTAGTATGATTTCTATTTTGTTGCTCCACCATCGGTCCTTTTGAATTGAGTTGACTCATTCAATGCGATGGTATGTTTCTTCACCCAGTTTCTATATGTTTTGATATTTAAAATGGTCTGATTGGTctagatggggttacttccatctcctgatgattccattcaaacttcatagCCTGATGCAGGGTTGAAGCCACTGTGCTGGCgtcatgtatccatggtcgtcccaacaataGGTTGTAAGTATCAAATATATCTAGCACTTGGAactcgacatcaaaccaagtcGGGCCCATCTGTAGACTGAGGTTGATTTCTCCGATGGTGGATCTGTGAGACCCATCAAACGCATTCATATTTACGCTTCCCATCCATATATTGTGCAGGCCTTTACCCAGTCTCGTCAGAGTAGTCAATGGGCatatgttgaggcttgaacccccatctatcaagaccctggcaatgaacttatcctcaaattgcactgtgatgtgTAGTGCCCTGTTGTGACTCGGTCCTTCTGGTGGTAATTCATCTTCATGAAAGGTGATTTTATGGCTCTCCAATACCTggcctaccatgttagccatctcCCCACTAGTGatgtacataagcttcactcaagtTGGTgagtacataagcttcactcaacacctttaTCAAAGGATTCCTGTGTGTGTCTGAGTTTTGCAGCAGTGACAAGATGGAAATATGAGCGGGATTCTTGTTCAAGCGGTCAACAATAGAGTACTCTCTTTCTTGTACCTTTCTCTAAAGATCATTAGTGCCAATTTCAACAACAGGCAGTTAAGATGCAGCTTCCTTGCTTGTTCCTCCCAAGTTCTCAGGTGTATAGATTCTGCTAATTCTAGTCATGCCTTATGCCGTAtctatttcctccatttttgcttttcattttattcttgatTTCGCAACATAGTCCCATGGGATGGCATCAGACTTGTAGGATGGAGAGGGAGCTACCATCACGGTGAAGGGTGTAGATACCTCAACTTCAAACGGCTCCTGGGTTTTTACTACAACTGGTGTGAGGGTGACTTTAGACGTTTTATGAGAATATCCCTCTCGAATAAGTCCGATAGACCCCTTatgatcccattcttcatcagtcTCTTTCACATTTACTCACTCACCTCCGTGATCTAGGAAAGGATTGTTACGAACATTTGGTGCAGCTTCCTTTTCCAGTATGACCTTAGTGTTGATCAACatctgaatcttgtctttcaatgTGCGACACTCATTAATGGTATGACCCTTCGTGCCTAAATAATAGGCACATGTTTTGTTGGGGTTGATCTACTAGGAAGAATTCTCCATAACAACGGCAGGAATGGGAGTGACATAACTAGTGGCCTTCAGTTTCTCGTACAATTGGTCTATAAGATTAGCAATAGGTGTGTATTGTCTAGGTGGTCTGTGGTTGTAATTTGGATGTGGTTTCTGGTAGTTTTAGCGGGCGGGTAGTGGTGAATGGTAATATGCAGGTTGGGTATTATAAGCATGGTAGGTGGTAGCTGGCTGTTGCTATCTGGGGGTGAGGGTTGGTATGTGCATGAAGTTATTTAGTATGTGAGAGGAGACTTAGGACTCTAGGCTACCATCACGGCacctacttctttcttcttcgaAATGCCTCCCGATTGCAAAGCTTTATTCGTGGCATGTAGTGCCTCTAAATTAATCGCCATCCCATTCTTAattccttcttctattctttcccctagcttgatgatgtcagagaatttgtgatttttaataaccattaacctttcataatactgtggatCTTAAGCtttgacaaagaacttgttccttTGTTCTTCTTCAAGTGATAGCCTTACTTTCACGGTTTCtgatctccaatgagtagcatactcgcgaaaggtTTATATCAGCTTCTTCTTGAGGTTTTGAATGTAGAAAATGTCTGGCGCATTTTCCGTGTTGAACCTAAATCTATCCATGAAttctgacgccatgcttacccaactgACCCACTTCTTTGGGTTTTGACTAATATACCAAGAAAAAGCATCTCCTGTGAGGCTTCACATGAACAGTTTCATGCAGATTTGTTCATTCTTGCCTACTcctacaagcttgtcacaatacaTTCTCAGATGCACTTTCAGAACACCAGTTCCTTCGAGCATTTtaaactttggaggtttgtatcCCTTCGGCAGTTCCACATCCGGCTGAATACGAATGTCCTCATAGTTTAGACCTTGAACGTCTTTACCACCTTCAATACTATGAACTCTACTAGTGAGATTCTTgagttcttctaccatgtttttaATTAGAAGGTCTTTCTCTGTTGATTCGGGTATGTATAGAGTTTGCTGCGAGGTGTTGGGTAAAGTTTCCATGTATATTGGATTACTTTGGTAGACTCCGGGAACTTGGGTATAAAGGTGGTTGTCGGTTGAGTTTTGGGGATTGGGAGTAGGTTGTGTTGCATtttggggagtgtgataagtagTGGTTTCTGGGTATTGAGTTGGATGATGGTGGTGTTGTTGAGGGGTTGGTACTGGCACAGGGTTAATGTTCCGGGGAGGTATGGGATACTGGTATGGTGTAGGAGGATTTGGTGGTGGGTTTTGGTTTTGTGTATTCTGTGGTGGTGTTTGGTTCTGGGTAGTCGGATTATGCTGGTtaatatcagggacattgagagTGAGGGAAAGGTTTGATAAATTTAGGACCTGCTCAAGCTCGCCTTATATTTCCAGGATTTTTTGTTCTAAATGTAAGACCAATTAATTCTGCGCTGGAGTACTTCGACCATCCGAGATTTCAATATTTTTTGCCATGGTAGCATTGTCTTTTCTGATACCACTCAAATCATccattttcccttttccttttccttttcttttaggaTCTCTTGGTGGAGGATGAGGCGGAAGACCTCTGGATCTAGTGTGATATCCTGATGATGTCAGTATGCATGACCAACCTTGGGGAATGGGAATAATCAAATGAAAAAAAagcaaaaggtaaccaagttagtaagGAATATTAAAGagtgtttgcaatatttaaatatATCACACAAAGTCATGAAATGATTCacatcctaatttggggacctcgttGCACCCAAGGTAGGCCTAAACGACACATAGACTTGGAGAAAATCGATGCCAATAATTTCATCATTTCATTAATGCAAAAAATGGGGCAAACCTTTACTAAATcgacaataataataaagtgacTAATGGCATTTAGCCTTATTACAATTGAAATCTAAATCTAAGGTATAAAACAGTAAAAAACATCATTTCCTAGTCTACTTGGTCCCTGAAGGACCTTCTCCGTGCTTGGTTCTTTTGACTCCATCAATCAAGTTCCCCAGATCGCGCATATCCAACAGTAAGTAAACTTTTGCTAGATTCCCCCCTTCACTGCCATCCGTGCCTTGATAATCTGAGAGTCTCTTTCTCATCTTTCCCTCGAGCTCCATTAATCCTTGTTCCAAGTATTCCAATCTCTCTGTTGACTTAGTGGCAATCTCCTTCCattcttttatttctttaattttcactTTGTGTTGTTCCAGATGTTTAGCTTCAGACTCGAAAACACTTTTGCGTATCCTTCTATACTTAAATTGTTCCTCAAAAGCATCATCTATGATCCTATCCTTCAAATTGACTCCTAGCTTGATGTCTCCCGCTACATCGTCCTCCAACCATGATGGATGGAAGTACACATGACCGACATGATACTTGTCTGGCTTAATGGTTTCTCTTTCCACAATGATCTTTTAGTTCCACATATGTTGCGCCTCGAACTTGAATGGAATGATGTCACCTTTGAAATTTGCCTTGTACTGGACCATGTTGGAAACCTAAGGTATGACCTGTTTTCTTCCCGCTTGTCTCATTACCCTTATATGAGCATAAGGATAGATGCCTCACAACCTGATCAGTACTAGATGAGTAGTCCCTCTTGACCTGTTGATGAACTCACTACTAggaaaccattcaaacatccaatgTACTTGCTCATCTGTCGGATTGCTGAAGAATTGTGCCCAACTTACaacatttccaggttgtgcaAACCTGTTTGGGATAAACATCATTTTCTTTGGGTGATGGTAAGCTATGTAGTCATTCAATGGTCGTCGCAGAAGCTCTTGACGATACTCTCCCCTCTGAAGTGTTCTAGCAGCCAGACTTGTAGTAACAAATTATAACCTTCAAAgtgtccaaattcctgcttgcACCGATCTAGAGCACGGTACATTTCAGCTAACATCATAGG encodes the following:
- the LOC138871042 gene encoding uncharacterized protein; translated protein: MPTSKLAKWQILLSEFVIVYVTQKAVKGQALADHLAENPIDGEYEPLKTYFPDEEVSFVEEDITEAYDGWRMFLNGAANFNGVGIEAVLVSKTGQHYPISVKLMCPCTNNMAEYEACILGLRLAIDINVQELLVIGDFDLLVHRVLGEWATKNTKILLYLHCVQDLIKRFAKIEFSHIPRIQNEFADVIANLSSMIKHTDKNFIDPIPIGIYKQSAYCAYVGEEIDENPWFHVKKYLEKGEYPETATHTQKHTL